In Melospiza georgiana isolate bMelGeo1 chromosome 8, bMelGeo1.pri, whole genome shotgun sequence, one genomic interval encodes:
- the LOC131086340 gene encoding hexokinase HKDC1-like isoform X4: MTSGMYLGEIVREILIDLTKQGLLFRGHISESLRKRGIFETKFLSQIESDRLALLQVRRVLQHLGLDSTCEDSIIVKEVCAAVSTRAARLCGAGLAAVVEKRRQNRGVERLQITVGVDGTLYKLHPHFSRILQETVKELAPQCDVTFMLSEDGSGKGAALITAVAKRLHNVGQK, translated from the exons ATGACCAGTGGAATGTACCTAGGTGAAATAGTAAGGGAAATTTTGATTGACTTAACCAAACAAGGGCTGCTGTTCAGAGGACACATTTCGGAATCACTCAGGAAAAGAGGaatatttgaaacaaaattcCTGTCTCAGATTGAGAG tgaccggctggccctgctgcaggtgcgGCGcgtcctgcagcacctggggctggaCAGCACCTGTGAGGACAGCATCATCGTCAAGGAGGTGTGTGCAGCCGTGTCCACCAGGGCTGCCCGGCTCtgcggggcagggctggctgctgtcgtggagaagaggaggcagaACCGAGGTGTGGAGCGCCTGCAGATCACTGTTGGGGTGGACGGGACTCTGTACAAGCTCCATCCGCA tttttccagGATCCTGCAGGAAACAGTGAAGGAGCTGGCCCCTCAGTGTGACGTGACTTTCATGCTTTCTGAAGATGGAAGTGGGAAGGGAGCTGCCCTCATTACTGCAGTTGCAAAAAGGTTGCACAATGTTGGACAGAAGTAG